Part of the Pseudomonas sp. ADAK13 genome is shown below.
TCAACAGAAACTTGCATGGATATTCCTCGTTGCACAGACGTTAGCCGGCCGTTTCCGACCCCAGAATCAAGGGCATGCATTCTAGTGGGTCAAACTCAAGAAGTCACCCTACTGAAAACGGGTAAAAAAGCAGCAGGCAATTTATAGGTGCGAATGCACGAATGCACCTCGCCCCGGTAGCAAATACATCCCATCACGCCAGGGCTCTGCGCCAACCCTTCTATATATAGAAGCGGTTGCCGATCATCTCCCTGACAACCGACCCTGCGAGCAAGGCCGGCGGGCAGCGCGGCATCATCGAGCAACATAAATACGACGAAACGCCCTGCCCTTGCAGCCCAGCACCTGCGACCGCGTTGAAACTTCAAACCGCTGAAACAAAAAAGGCGCCAGACTATTAATCTGGCGCCTTTCGAAATATGGGGTGGACGAAGGGGATCGAACCCTCGACAACGGGAGTCACAATCCCGTGCTCTACCAACTGAGCTACGCCCACCATATTGCGTGACCAAAAAGCCTGTCAAAACGGCTATTTGTTGAGCCTCGCGACGACCAGCAGGCCTTCACGAAACTTATTTGGTGCGGATGAAGAGACTCGAACTCTTACGCCTCGCGGCGCTGGAACCTAAATCCAGTGTGTCTACCAATTCCACCACATCCGCATGAAGCTCTTAAAGCAAAGGCGCCAGACTGTTAATCTGGCGCCCTTTGAATATGGGGTGGACGAAGGGGATCGAACCCTCGACAACGGGAGTCACAATCCCGTGCTCTACCAACTGAGCTACGCCCACCATATTGCGCTACTTGTGCCAAAGCTGCCTAATGGCGCACCCGGCAGGACTCGAACCTGCGACCATCCGCTTAGAAGGCGGATGCTCTATCCAGCTGAGCTACGGGCGCCTTATTAATCTGTACTCTTGGAGGATTACAAACTAACCAGTGCTAGGCTGTGCCCGACAAGTGCGACGAATAGTATAGATGCACCCGAAACCCGTCAAATCCTTTTTATAAAAAATTCATTTTATTTAAGGGGTTAGGGGAATTTGCAGACCAAGCGCCTTTGCCCTCACGCCATGGCATGCGAGAATGCGCGCACTTTTCTTCCCCCTCTCGATGGTTAATCACGCGTAATGACTGCACAACTTATCGACGGCAAATCAATCGCCGCCAGCCTGCGCCAGCAGATCGCCAAACGAGTCGCCGAGCGCAGCCAACAAGGCCTGCGCACGCCGGGCCTCGCGGTGATCCTGGTCGGCAGCGATCCTGCCTCTCAGGTTTATGTCTCGCACAAGCGTAAAGACTGTGAAGAGGTCGGCTTTATTTCCAAAGCCTACGACTTGGCTGAAGACACCACCCAGCAGGCCCTCACCGACCTGATCGACAGCCTCAATGACGATCCGGCCATCGACGGCATCCTGCTGCAGCTGCCGTTGCCCGAGCACCTGGACGCGTCCAAATTGCTCGAACGCATCCGCCCGGACAAAGACGTCGACGGTTTCCACCCTTATAACGTCGGCCGCCTGGCCCAGCGCATCCCGCTGCTGCGCCCGTGCACCCCGAAGGGCATCATGACCCTGCTGGAAAGCACCGGCGTCGATCTGTACGGCCTGGATGCCGTAGTCGTGGGCGCATCCAACATCGTGGGGCGCCCGATGGCCATGGAACTGCTGCTGGCCGGCTGCACCGTGACGGTCACCCACCGCTTCACCAAGGACCTGGCCGGCCACGTTGGCCGCGCCGACCTGGTGGTGGTTGCCGCCGGCAAGCCGGGCCTGGTCAAGGGTGAGTGGATCAAGGAAGGCGCCATCGTGATCGACGTGGGCATCAACCGCCAGGACGACGGCAAGCTGGTGGGCGATGTGGTGTACGAAACCGCCCTGCCCCGTGCCGGCTGGATCACCCCGGTACCGGGTGGCGTTGGCCCGATGACCCGCGCCTGCCTGCTGGAAAATACCCTGTACGCAGCCGAAACCCTGCACAGCTAATAACCAGCCGCTCTGAAAAAGCCCTGCCTTATCGCAGGGCTTTTTATTGGCCGGATAAAAAGTACTTTTTTCTTTGTTTTTAAGGGGTTTCATCTGTTTCTAGAAGAACATTCGACAGTTTCTGATCCATACTTCTAGAATGTAACGTTATTTGTCAGAACCTCCGTTGCAGAACGGTATATCCCTACTTTTTTAGCGAGTTCATCCGCGTGAAAATTCATCTTTCCATTGTCAGCCTATTTTTTGCATTTACAGGCACCTTCGCGAGCGCAAGCGAAACCACGATCGCCCCCCGCGACATGTCCACCCTGCACATCGCCTCCGGCAGTGCGATGGTGGTGGACCTGCAGACCAACAAGGTCATCTATGCCAGCAACCCGGATGTCATCGTGCCGATCGCCTCAGTGAGCAAACTGATGACCGGCCTGATCGTGCTGGAAGCCAAGCAGAACATGGATGAATACATCGACATCAACATCAAGGACACGCCGGAGATGAAAGGCGTGTTCTCCCGGGTCAAGATCGGCAGCGAGATGCCGCGCAAAGAGATGCTGCTGATTGCCCTCATGTCTTCGGAAAACCGTGCCGCCGCCAGCCTGGCCCACCACTACCCGGGCGGTTACCCGGCGTTTATCGCGGCGATGAACGCCAAGGCCAAGGCGCTGGGCATGACCAGCACCCATTATGTTGAACCTACCGGCCTGTCGATCCACAACGTGTCTACCGCTCGCGACCTGAGCAAGCTGCTGGCCGCCGCACGCAAATACCCGATGCTCAGCCAGTTGAGTACCACCAAGGAAAAGACCGTCTCGTTCCGCAAACCCAACTACACCCTGGGCTTCTCCAACACCGACCACTTGATCAACCGCGCCAACTGGGACATCAAGCTGACCAAGACCGGCTTCACCAACCAGGCCGGCCACTGCCTGGTGCTGGTCACCAGCATGGGCAATCGCCCGGTGTCGCTGGTGATCCTCGACGCCTTCGGCAAATTCACCCACTTTGCCGATGCCAGCCGTATCCGCAGCTGGGTCGAGACTGGCAAGAGCGGCTCCGTGCCAGACGTGGCGCTGCGCTACAAGGCTGACAAGAACCTGAAGAACCGTCCACGGGCAAATGTCCAGGTGACCGAGTCCCGCTGACAGGTAAACAGCGGCATAAAAAAACGGCGCCCTTGAGCGCCGTTTTTTATTTGGCCTGACTGGCCAGGGTCTTGACCGCCTGGGCCGCTGCCTGTTCCTGGCCCGCCTGGGCCGTGGCACTGGCAGCCTGCTGCCAGCGCTGGGCGTCGACCTTGACCGGCAACTGGGTAGGCCGCTGAATCAGCACGGCCCACTTGCCGCCGTCTTTCCATGCCGACTCAAAGGCGCTGAAGTCCATCGGCATGCGACGCGCCAACCCCGACCGCAGCAGCACCATGCTCTTCTGCTTGTTGTAGCCCACCACCACGACATACCGCGGCCCCGCCCAGAAGGTCGAACCCTGGGTGATACGCGCCATCACCGGGTACCCGGCCGCGACCTGCGCCAGCATCGCCGGCAACTGCTCGTCCAGCGGGTACACCAGCATCCCGTATTCACGGGCCAGCACCTGCATGTTGCGCTCGAGGTCTGCCTCGGCGCCCGGCAAATGCAGCGGCTTATCCAGCAAGCCCGGTGTAATCACAATGCCTTGTTGAGACAGCATGCTGGCCAGAGCAGCCGGGCCACCGAGGTAAGTCTCGCCGCGAAACGCCGGCACGCCCTTGAGCTCGACGCTCTCCGGCAGGCCCGGGATGCTCGTGGGTTTTGGGTGCGAGGAGCAGGCTGCCAGCCCCATGAAACAGGCTGCGACCCACCAGGAGGTTTTAATGTTCGAGGGAAACCGCAACTTCGTCACTCACTTGATCAACGGCCGACGTGGGCCCTGATCATAGGACGCTCTTGAGCGCGGGTATAGCCTTGTACCGCAGTAAAAGGCCCGCCATAGAGCAAACAAGTTGGACGCACACGACCATTGGTCAATAGCAGGCAACCTGCGGATAGCTAGACTGTCCATTGAGAAGACAGTGTGTGCCCTGTACCGGGCGAAAGGAGGCACTTAATGAGCCTGACAACAACGATTTTGCTTTTGATCTGTGGCTGGCTGGCCGTCGCCGCCGCCATGCTCTGGGGCGTGATGCGCGTAACCCGTCGCCACCATCACCCTCAAGTAAAACCCGCAGCACCCGGCAAGCTGCACAAACCCGCCGGGCACCACGCCTGACGCCTTAGCCAGGCATGCAGCTGAAGTCTTCAGTCTGCGCCAATTCCTTGCCGTGGCTGTCCTTCAACTCGGCGCGTACCGTGGTACCGAGGCTGGATTCCACCAGGGTGTAATGCTCGCCGGCCTTGAAGTTGCCGTAGGTAACATGCCCGCGACAATCCTGCTGGTTGTCATCCCCCGCCTCTTCTTCAAACAAGGTGACATCCAGGCGATGGGCGCCGGGTTTCACTTCGAAGTAGCGACCATCATCAATGTTTTTCCCGTCTACCCGCTCGGCCATCAGGTCGTTGGGAGCCTCTTCTTGCAGGCCGATCCAGGCTTCGCTCGGGTCCGCTTTCGGAATCGGGCCGGCGCACGCCGACAACAGCAGGACCGCACTCAAGGCCGGGATCAACAACAAGGGTTTAAGAGACATGGCAGAACTCCAAATGGATAAAGAGTGAACGGGCAAAACGACTTCCGTTCGATCGGTATCCAGCTTGGTACTGTCACCATTATTGAACAAATGAATACATATGAAAGGATCTTCAGCCGTTAACTAAATCTTCCTTCACCTGGCTGAAAGGTGCGTGTTAGGTGGGTCCGTCAAGACTGCGAGCGTTTGCAATCCCACTCCTTTGGAGGTTACGGCATGCTCGGGCTGGTAAAGACCGCACTGCTCAAGCCCTACACGTTTATCGTGCTGGCAATTTTCATCTGCATCATTGGGCCCATGGCGGCCTTGCGTACCCCCACCGACGTATTTCCCGACATTGGCATCCCCGTAGTCGCGGTGGTCTGGCAGTACAACGGCCTGTCTCCGGACGCCATGGCCGGTCGCGTGATCTACACCTACGAACGCTCCCTGAGTACCACCGTCAACGACATCGAACACATTGAATCGCAGTCGTTACCCGGCATGGGCATCGTGAAGATTTTCTTCCAGCCCGGCGTGGATATCCGCACCGCCAACGCTCAGGTAACAGCGGTGTCACAAACCGTACTCAAGCAGATGCCACCGGGCATCACCCCACCGCTGATCCTCAACTACAGCGCCTCCACGGTGCCGATCCTGCAGATGGCGTTCTCCAGCCCCAGCCTGTCGGAAGCGAAGATCCGCGACCTGGTGCAGAACAACATCCGCCTGCCGCTCAGTGCCCTGCCCGGCCTGGCCATGCCAACCCCGATGGGCGGCAAGCAACGCCAGATCACCCTCGACCTCGACCCGCAGGCGCTGGCCGCCAAAGGCCTGTCGGCGCAAGACGTGGGCAACGCCCTGGCCTTGCAGAACCAGATCATCCCCGTGGGTACCGCCAAACTCGGCCCCAACGAATACACGATTTTGCTCAACAACAGCCCCAAGGCGATTGATGAGCTCAACGACCTGCCGATCAAGACGGTCGACGGCGCAATCATTACCATCGGCCAGGTGGCCCACGTGCGTGACGGCTCGCCGCCGCAGACCAATATCGTGCGCGTCGACGGCCACCGTGCCGTGCTGATGCCAGCCCTGAAAAACGGCAGCATCTCCACCCTGTCGATCATCGACGGCATCCGCCAGATGCTGCCGCGCATCAATGAAACCCTGCCGCCTTCGCTGAAGACCTCACTGCTGGGGGACGCCTCGGTGTTCGTCAAACAGTCGGTGGGCAGCGTGGCCCAGGAAGGCATCATCGCGGCCCTGCTGACCAGTGCGATGATCCTGCTGTTCCTCGGCAGCTGGCGCTCGACCATCATCATCGCCGCCTCGATTCCCCTGGCAGTGCTCTCGGCCATCGCGCTGCTGGCGGCCACCGGTCAAACCCTCAACGTCATGACCCTCGGCGGGCTGGCGTTGGCGGTGGGGATCCTGGTGGATGACGCCACGGTGACCATCGAAAACATCAACTGGCACCTGGAACAAGGCAAGGCGGTGAAGGACGCGATCCTCGACGGCGCCAAGCAAATCGTCGGCCCGGCGTTCGTGTCCCTGCTGTGTATCTGCATCGTGTTTGTGCCGATGTTCATGCTGCAAGGCATCGCCGGCTATCTGTTCCGCCCGATGGCCCTGGCGGTGATTTTCGCCATGGCCAGTTCGTTCATCCTCTCGCGGACATTGGTACCGACCCTGGCGATGTTCCTGCTCAAGCCTCATGTGCCGGAGCAGGGCGAAGGTCATCACCCGGAAGATGCATTCATCAACCACCACGAGGGCGACCAGCACAAACCCCAACGCAACGCCGTGCTGCAATCGGTGCTGAATTTCCAGCAGGGTTTCGAGCGTCACTTCTCCAACCTGCGGGACGTTTACCACAGCCTGCTGACCCTCGCCCTGGGCGCACGCAAGCGGTTCATCGTGGGGTTCCTGGCGTGCATCCTCGCCTCGTTCCTGCTGTTGCCAAGCCTGGGCCAGGACTTCTTCCCGGCCACCGACGCCGGCGCCATGGCCCTGCACGTGCGCTTGCCGCTGGGTACGCGGATCGAAGAAAGCGCTGCGGCGTTTGACCGGATTGAAGCGCGGATTCGCGAGATCGTTCCGGCAGACGAGCTGGACACCATCGTCGACAACATCGGCATCCCGCTGAGCGGCATCGACATGGCCTACAGCAGCAGCGGCACCATTGGCCCACAAGACGGTGACATCCAGGTCACCCTGAAAAAAGACCATGCACCGACTGCCGACTACGTGAAAAAACTGCGCGAAGCGCTGCCCGAAAGTTTCCCCGGCAGCCAGTTCGCATTCCTCCCGGCAGACATCAGCAGCCAGATCCTCAACTTCGGATCGCCGGCACCGCTGGACGTGAAAATCTCCGGGCGCAGCGATGAAGAAAACCGCGCCTACGCCATCGAACTGGAACGTCGCCTGAAACACATACCGGGCATTGCCGACCTGCGTATCCAGCAGTCCACCGGCTACCCGTCACTGCAGGTCAACGTGGACCGGATGCGCGCCAACGGCCTGGGCATTACCGAGCGTGACGTGACCAACAGCATGGTTGCGTCCCTGGCCGGCAGTTCGCAAACGGCGCCGACCTTCTGGCTCAACCCGGCCAACGGCGTGTCGTATTCGATCGTGGCTGCAACGCCGCAATACCGCCTCGACAGCCTGCCGTCCCTGGAAGCGCTGCCGGTGACCGGTGCCGATGGCCAGTCGCAGATCCTCGGCGGCGTGGCGACGATCTCCCGCGTGCAAAGCCCGGCGGTGGTGACCCACTACAACATCGAACCGACCCTGGACCTGTACGCCAACGTGCAAGGCCGCGACCTCGGCGGCGTCGCCAGCGACGTGCAAAAGGTGCTGAACGACATGGCCCCGATGCGCCCCAAAGGCGCGACCATCAGCCTGCACGGGCAGATCGATGCCCTCCATGAGGCGTTCAACGGTTTGAGCTTTGGCCTGCTCGGTGCAGTGGTACTGATCTACCTGCTGATCGTGGTCAACTTCCAGTCCTGGACCGACCCGTTCGTGATCATCACCGCACTCCCGGCGGCCTTGGCGGGCATCGTGTGGATGCTGTTCCTCAGCGGCACCTCATTGTCGGTGCCTGCACTCACGGGGGCCATCCTCTGTATGGGCGTGGCCACCGCCAACTCGATCCTGGTGGTGAGCTTCTGCCGAGAGCGCCTGGCCGAACATGGCGATGCACTCAAGGCGGCACTTGAAGCGGGCTACACACGCTTCCGTCCCGTGTGCATGACCGCCCTGGCGATGATCATCGGCATGCTGCCGCTGGCCTTGTCCGAAGAACAAAACGCGCCGCTGGGACGTGCCGTGATCGGCGGCCTGATCCTCGCCACCACTGCCACTTTGCTGTTTGTACCCGTGGTCTTCAGTCTGGTCCACGGTCGTCACCCTACTCGCGCTGCTGCTGGAGAAACCCCACATGTCGTCTGATCACAAACCCTCGCGCAAGCGTCTGATGCTCATGGGTGTCGGCGGCCTGACACTGGCCGCCCTGTTGGTCGCCAACGGCCTGCACGCCCGTACGATGCATGAAAAATCCGTCACTGCCTGGACTGAAACCGCCGCTGTCCCGCAAGTGCTGGTATTCCAGCCCAAACAGAACGCGGCCGGCGACACCCTGCGCCTGCCCGCGCACCTCGAAGCCTGGAGCAAGGCACCGATTCATGCACGGGTCAGCGGTTACCTGAAAGACTGGAAAGTCGACATCGGCAGCCAGGTCAAGGCTGGGCAAATCCTCGCCGAAATCGACAGCCCAGACCTCGACCAGCAAGTGGCGCAAACCCACGCTCGCATGGTGCAGGAACAGGCCAATGCACGCCTGGCGGAAACCACCGCCACCCGCTGGAAAAACCTGCTGGACAGCCATTCGGTTTCGCGCCAGGAGGCCGATGAAAAAACCTCGAATGCCCTGGCCGCCAAGGCCAACGCCCAGGCTGCCGAAGCTGACTATGCACGGCTCTCGGCGCTGGAAGACTACAAGACCATCCGCGCACCGTTCGCCGGTGTGATCACCGCGCGCAACACCGATATCGGCCAACTGATCAAGGCCGAC
Proteins encoded:
- a CDS encoding PA0061/PA0062 family lipoprotein, giving the protein MSLKPLLLIPALSAVLLLSACAGPIPKADPSEAWIGLQEEAPNDLMAERVDGKNIDDGRYFEVKPGAHRLDVTLFEEEAGDDNQQDCRGHVTYGNFKAGEHYTLVESSLGTTVRAELKDSHGKELAQTEDFSCMPG
- the pbpG gene encoding D-alanyl-D-alanine endopeptidase, with amino-acid sequence MKIHLSIVSLFFAFTGTFASASETTIAPRDMSTLHIASGSAMVVDLQTNKVIYASNPDVIVPIASVSKLMTGLIVLEAKQNMDEYIDINIKDTPEMKGVFSRVKIGSEMPRKEMLLIALMSSENRAAASLAHHYPGGYPAFIAAMNAKAKALGMTSTHYVEPTGLSIHNVSTARDLSKLLAAARKYPMLSQLSTTKEKTVSFRKPNYTLGFSNTDHLINRANWDIKLTKTGFTNQAGHCLVLVTSMGNRPVSLVILDAFGKFTHFADASRIRSWVETGKSGSVPDVALRYKADKNLKNRPRANVQVTESR
- the folD gene encoding bifunctional methylenetetrahydrofolate dehydrogenase/methenyltetrahydrofolate cyclohydrolase FolD, with product MTAQLIDGKSIAASLRQQIAKRVAERSQQGLRTPGLAVILVGSDPASQVYVSHKRKDCEEVGFISKAYDLAEDTTQQALTDLIDSLNDDPAIDGILLQLPLPEHLDASKLLERIRPDKDVDGFHPYNVGRLAQRIPLLRPCTPKGIMTLLESTGVDLYGLDAVVVGASNIVGRPMAMELLLAGCTVTVTHRFTKDLAGHVGRADLVVVAAGKPGLVKGEWIKEGAIVIDVGINRQDDGKLVGDVVYETALPRAGWITPVPGGVGPMTRACLLENTLYAAETLHS
- a CDS encoding peptidase C39 family protein, with amino-acid sequence MGLAACSSHPKPTSIPGLPESVELKGVPAFRGETYLGGPAALASMLSQQGIVITPGLLDKPLHLPGAEADLERNMQVLAREYGMLVYPLDEQLPAMLAQVAAGYPVMARITQGSTFWAGPRYVVVVGYNKQKSMVLLRSGLARRMPMDFSAFESAWKDGGKWAVLIQRPTQLPVKVDAQRWQQAASATAQAGQEQAAAQAVKTLASQAK
- a CDS encoding efflux RND transporter periplasmic adaptor subunit; its protein translation is MSSDHKPSRKRLMLMGVGGLTLAALLVANGLHARTMHEKSVTAWTETAAVPQVLVFQPKQNAAGDTLRLPAHLEAWSKAPIHARVSGYLKDWKVDIGSQVKAGQILAEIDSPDLDQQVAQTHARMVQEQANARLAETTATRWKNLLDSHSVSRQEADEKTSNALAAKANAQAAEADYARLSALEDYKTIRAPFAGVITARNTDIGQLIKADSDSDPELFDIADTHQLRLYVPVPQNYAAVIHPGLAAQLTVPEHPGEHFSAKLMGDSTAIDRRSGTLLAQFVADNPDGKLLPGDYAEATLAIPADTHGVSIPASALIFRAEGTQVAVLDAKNHVHLQDIHIGLDLGERLVIDQGLKPADRVVDNPPDALREGDAVQMADAGGAHAPKA
- a CDS encoding efflux RND transporter permease subunit, whose amino-acid sequence is MLGLVKTALLKPYTFIVLAIFICIIGPMAALRTPTDVFPDIGIPVVAVVWQYNGLSPDAMAGRVIYTYERSLSTTVNDIEHIESQSLPGMGIVKIFFQPGVDIRTANAQVTAVSQTVLKQMPPGITPPLILNYSASTVPILQMAFSSPSLSEAKIRDLVQNNIRLPLSALPGLAMPTPMGGKQRQITLDLDPQALAAKGLSAQDVGNALALQNQIIPVGTAKLGPNEYTILLNNSPKAIDELNDLPIKTVDGAIITIGQVAHVRDGSPPQTNIVRVDGHRAVLMPALKNGSISTLSIIDGIRQMLPRINETLPPSLKTSLLGDASVFVKQSVGSVAQEGIIAALLTSAMILLFLGSWRSTIIIAASIPLAVLSAIALLAATGQTLNVMTLGGLALAVGILVDDATVTIENINWHLEQGKAVKDAILDGAKQIVGPAFVSLLCICIVFVPMFMLQGIAGYLFRPMALAVIFAMASSFILSRTLVPTLAMFLLKPHVPEQGEGHHPEDAFINHHEGDQHKPQRNAVLQSVLNFQQGFERHFSNLRDVYHSLLTLALGARKRFIVGFLACILASFLLLPSLGQDFFPATDAGAMALHVRLPLGTRIEESAAAFDRIEARIREIVPADELDTIVDNIGIPLSGIDMAYSSSGTIGPQDGDIQVTLKKDHAPTADYVKKLREALPESFPGSQFAFLPADISSQILNFGSPAPLDVKISGRSDEENRAYAIELERRLKHIPGIADLRIQQSTGYPSLQVNVDRMRANGLGITERDVTNSMVASLAGSSQTAPTFWLNPANGVSYSIVAATPQYRLDSLPSLEALPVTGADGQSQILGGVATISRVQSPAVVTHYNIEPTLDLYANVQGRDLGGVASDVQKVLNDMAPMRPKGATISLHGQIDALHEAFNGLSFGLLGAVVLIYLLIVVNFQSWTDPFVIITALPAALAGIVWMLFLSGTSLSVPALTGAILCMGVATANSILVVSFCRERLAEHGDALKAALEAGYTRFRPVCMTALAMIIGMLPLALSEEQNAPLGRAVIGGLILATTATLLFVPVVFSLVHGRHPTRAAAGETPHVV